In Novosphingobium sp. P6W, a genomic segment contains:
- the traF gene encoding conjugal transfer protein TraF, whose protein sequence is MYKSGYLKTAFLLVLLHLGSTNAAPAQDVPAAAMPFAPNTSEPHRDGFYCEQRKLGSWFYCDPERRVATTPTLLPTPVPAVRQLAEITEQLDELKAKAILEPTTQNLTAYMHFQREQLDRASTFADVWGRAVWQTPELDYTLERPINALGKQTWVADRKAEKASTMRALSQRYGVFYFFSSACSACRVFSPIIRSISEQYGLEVMAVSMDGGPNETFPRYAVNSGQYERMGLTGNQVPALVLFDTHTKQPIPIGYGLMAADEVMDRIFTLTRTEPGRDY, encoded by the coding sequence ATGTATAAGTCTGGATACCTAAAGACTGCGTTTTTGCTCGTATTGCTGCACTTAGGCTCTACAAATGCTGCGCCCGCACAGGACGTGCCGGCCGCAGCAATGCCCTTTGCGCCCAATACGTCCGAGCCCCATCGCGACGGCTTTTACTGCGAGCAACGCAAGCTTGGAAGCTGGTTCTATTGCGATCCCGAAAGGCGCGTTGCGACCACGCCAACGCTCCTGCCCACGCCCGTGCCAGCTGTGCGGCAACTGGCGGAAATTACCGAGCAGCTCGACGAGCTGAAGGCAAAGGCGATTCTCGAGCCAACGACCCAGAACCTGACCGCCTACATGCATTTTCAGCGCGAGCAACTCGACCGCGCATCGACATTCGCCGATGTGTGGGGGCGGGCGGTCTGGCAGACCCCCGAGCTCGACTACACTCTTGAGCGGCCGATCAATGCGCTGGGTAAGCAGACTTGGGTCGCCGATCGCAAAGCAGAGAAGGCATCGACAATGAGGGCGCTTTCGCAGCGCTACGGGGTCTTCTACTTCTTCTCGTCGGCGTGCTCCGCTTGCCGCGTCTTCAGTCCGATCATCCGCTCGATCTCTGAGCAGTACGGGCTCGAGGTGATGGCGGTCTCAATGGATGGCGGGCCCAATGAGACGTTTCCGCGCTACGCAGTCAATAGCGGCCAGTACGAGCGCATGGGTTTGACCGGCAATCAAGTTCCCGCGCTGGTGCTTTTCGACACCCATACCAAACAGCCTATTCCTATCGGCTACGGCCTGATGGCGGCCGACGAGGTGATGGACCGCATCTTCACGCTGACGCGTACGGAACCGGGAAGGGACTATTGA
- a CDS encoding site-specific integrase gives MATIVWDSELPAFGLRFRPSGHKSWIVRYRERGVQRFRTLGTTAKMSIQEARGAAVDILRAVALDGLPQKPVRCADDDLSIEQFSPEFMRCCSGRWKASTTARNQSALTRDILPSLGSLSVARAEPADVARWRDAMGGRPGAFNRAVPILSALFQQAEVMGHRRRGSNPCKGVARYKRKLPERYLSAAEYRSLAATLRSAESEFPETVHIIRLLIYTGARRGEIAGLRWEWVKPPRIFLPDSKTGAKVIYLNAPAMSLLDGVRGDRTEGLVFPSAHKPDMPFNAESRWYKLRERAGLTGVRIHDLRHSFASVAIREGYSLTVIGKLLGHALPETTARYAHLADDVVSEAASRICASIAGKMGVLV, from the coding sequence GTGGCGACCATCGTATGGGACAGCGAACTGCCCGCCTTTGGCCTGCGATTTCGTCCCAGCGGGCACAAGTCTTGGATAGTGCGTTACCGTGAGCGCGGAGTTCAGCGATTCCGAACCCTGGGCACCACGGCCAAGATGTCGATCCAAGAGGCGCGCGGCGCGGCGGTCGATATCCTGCGCGCTGTCGCGCTGGATGGCTTGCCGCAAAAACCAGTTCGGTGCGCTGACGACGATCTGAGCATCGAGCAGTTCTCGCCCGAGTTCATGCGCTGCTGCAGCGGGCGGTGGAAGGCGAGCACCACGGCACGCAATCAATCGGCGCTCACCCGAGACATCCTGCCGTCCCTCGGTTCGTTGAGCGTGGCGCGCGCGGAGCCGGCCGATGTTGCCCGGTGGCGCGATGCGATGGGCGGCCGACCTGGCGCTTTCAATCGCGCTGTTCCGATCTTGTCGGCACTGTTCCAGCAGGCCGAAGTGATGGGTCATCGTCGGCGCGGATCGAACCCCTGCAAAGGCGTTGCCCGCTACAAGCGCAAGCTCCCCGAGCGGTACCTCAGCGCGGCCGAGTACCGCAGCCTAGCGGCGACGCTGCGCAGCGCGGAAAGCGAGTTTCCCGAAACCGTGCATATCATCCGCCTGCTGATCTATACCGGGGCCCGGCGCGGCGAGATCGCGGGTTTGCGGTGGGAATGGGTGAAGCCGCCGCGCATCTTCCTGCCCGACAGCAAGACCGGGGCAAAGGTGATTTACCTCAACGCGCCCGCCATGTCTCTTTTGGACGGAGTGCGGGGCGATCGGACCGAAGGCCTGGTTTTCCCGTCCGCACATAAACCCGACATGCCGTTCAATGCGGAGAGCCGCTGGTACAAGCTGCGCGAACGGGCCGGATTGACCGGCGTACGCATCCACGACCTGCGACACAGTTTTGCATCGGTCGCGATCCGCGAGGGATATTCCCTGACGGTGATCGGCAAGCTGCTGGGCCACGCACTTCCCGAGACTACCGCGCGGTATGCGCACCTTGCCGATGACGTGGTGTCCGAAGCGGCATCACGCATATGCGCGTCGATCGCCGGAAAGATGGGGGTGCTCGTATGA
- a CDS encoding nucleotidyltransferase and HEPN domain-containing protein, whose amino-acid sequence MRTDLDHLPGNKQRELERVIQIVFEEFEDALALATNDWKKKGRILKLVLYGSYARGGWVDEPHTAKGYQSDYDLLIIVNDSRLTDRVEYWSKLDDRLNREFSITGALRTPVNFIVHALQEVNDGLAQGRYFFMDIARDGIALYQSDDTPLLAPRPKSQSAALALAREYFDEWFPTAMGFNRNAAYAVRDADNKLAAFLLHQTAERLYHCVLLTVTFYTPHVHNLGFLRAQAERLDRRFCYVWPQDTRFERAMFTKFKEAYVKARYSKHYAVTLDELNWISRQVDELGRVVQTVCVARLAELEVSTEEPN is encoded by the coding sequence ATGCGGACCGATCTCGACCACCTTCCCGGCAACAAGCAGCGTGAACTGGAGCGCGTGATCCAGATCGTCTTCGAGGAATTCGAGGACGCGCTGGCGCTCGCGACCAACGACTGGAAGAAGAAGGGCCGCATCCTCAAGCTGGTGCTTTACGGCTCCTATGCGCGGGGCGGCTGGGTCGACGAGCCGCATACCGCCAAGGGGTATCAGTCGGACTACGATCTGCTCATCATCGTCAACGACAGCCGCCTCACTGACCGCGTGGAGTACTGGTCCAAGCTCGATGATCGGCTCAACCGGGAATTTTCGATCACGGGTGCGCTGCGGACGCCGGTCAATTTTATCGTGCATGCGCTGCAGGAGGTGAACGACGGTCTCGCGCAGGGCCGCTACTTTTTCATGGACATCGCCCGTGACGGAATTGCGTTGTATCAGTCTGACGACACTCCGCTGCTTGCACCCCGGCCGAAGTCGCAGAGTGCAGCTCTAGCATTGGCGCGCGAATATTTTGATGAGTGGTTTCCAACAGCGATGGGTTTCAATCGAAATGCTGCCTATGCTGTCCGTGATGCCGATAACAAACTCGCAGCGTTTCTACTGCATCAAACGGCTGAGAGGCTTTATCATTGCGTGCTTCTAACGGTGACTTTCTATACACCACATGTCCACAACCTCGGCTTCCTGCGAGCTCAGGCTGAACGTCTTGATCGCCGATTTTGCTACGTCTGGCCACAAGACACTCGGTTTGAGCGCGCTATGTTCACCAAATTCAAGGAAGCATATGTGAAGGCACGGTACTCGAAACACTACGCCGTCACCCTTGATGAACTCAACTGGATTAGTCGGCAAGTGGACGAGCTTGGGCGGGTAGTGCAAACAGTCTGCGTAGCTCGTTTAGCAGAATTAGAGGTTTCGACAGAAGAGCCGAACTGA
- a CDS encoding conjugal transfer protein TraH, protein MAGMRMRPGRILGMVVSVLALSQLAVMQADANVGSELNDFFNDVGGAGNASGPSAYQGQSAGYYTGGGVWTRFPNKQVNPVNVQLPSVKAGCGGIDIFGGAFSFINTDQIVAMLKGVASNALGFAFQLAIKSISPQISQTIEEMAQKIEKLNQMNISSCEMAQGLVAGLWGESQGRDSEVCKAIANSQGFATDWAKARQDCNAGGSRTEIIGKNGDETIPSKSYNYTWHMLDKSYPSFDREFKEYLMTLVGTIVYQRASSDEGHGAVRYYGHGNRELIQALLDGSSGAHVLRCDETQDCLNPSDSISVSISAAQALKPRVQALITSMVGKVRSNEALTTEEIGILGATSIPLYKIVTVNAAAQLGGMTTSEIEGLSEVVAMDMLETIVGEFYNYVQRTQGSFNEADETTLTQWRDQLTTVRQVIDGYSYAMNARLQRTQTYIDRSIFLERTLRNTISPQMSAALSFRSSASAQGLN, encoded by the coding sequence ATGGCGGGTATGCGCATGCGGCCGGGACGGATCCTGGGCATGGTAGTGAGTGTGCTGGCTCTCTCGCAGTTGGCGGTCATGCAGGCCGATGCCAACGTGGGATCCGAACTCAACGATTTCTTCAACGACGTTGGCGGCGCTGGCAATGCCTCTGGCCCAAGCGCATACCAAGGCCAGTCGGCGGGCTACTATACCGGCGGCGGGGTGTGGACGCGGTTCCCGAACAAACAGGTTAACCCCGTCAACGTCCAACTGCCTAGCGTGAAGGCGGGGTGCGGCGGCATCGACATCTTCGGCGGGGCGTTTTCGTTCATCAATACCGACCAGATCGTCGCGATGCTCAAGGGCGTCGCCAGCAATGCGCTGGGGTTTGCCTTCCAGCTGGCGATCAAATCGATCAGCCCGCAGATCTCGCAGACCATCGAGGAGATGGCGCAGAAGATCGAGAAGCTGAACCAGATGAATATCTCTTCGTGCGAGATGGCGCAGGGCCTCGTGGCTGGCTTGTGGGGCGAAAGCCAAGGGCGCGATTCCGAGGTTTGCAAGGCGATCGCCAATAGTCAGGGCTTCGCAACCGACTGGGCCAAGGCGCGGCAGGACTGTAATGCCGGCGGCAGCCGCACCGAGATCATCGGTAAGAACGGGGACGAGACGATTCCGTCCAAGTCCTACAATTACACCTGGCACATGCTGGACAAGAGTTACCCCTCGTTCGATCGCGAGTTCAAGGAGTACCTGATGACGCTGGTGGGCACGATCGTCTACCAGCGCGCGTCCAGCGACGAGGGGCACGGCGCGGTCAGATATTACGGCCACGGCAACCGCGAACTGATCCAGGCGCTGCTCGATGGGTCGTCTGGCGCGCACGTCCTGCGGTGCGATGAAACCCAGGATTGCCTCAACCCGTCCGATTCAATCAGCGTGTCGATCTCGGCGGCGCAAGCGCTCAAGCCTCGAGTGCAGGCTCTCATCACCTCAATGGTCGGCAAGGTCCGCTCCAACGAAGCCCTTACCACCGAGGAGATCGGTATCCTTGGCGCCACCAGCATTCCACTCTACAAGATCGTCACCGTCAATGCCGCCGCGCAGCTGGGCGGCATGACCACGAGCGAGATCGAGGGCTTGTCCGAGGTCGTCGCCATGGACATGCTTGAGACGATCGTTGGCGAGTTCTACAATTACGTCCAGCGGACGCAGGGCAGCTTCAATGAGGCCGACGAGACCACGCTCACGCAGTGGCGTGACCAACTCACCACCGTGCGCCAGGTCATCGATGGCTATAGCTACGCCATGAACGCGCGCCTGCAGCGCACCCAGACTTACATCGACCGCTCAATCTTTCTTGAGCGGACGCTGCGAAACACGATCTCGCCGCAGATGTCTGCTGCCCTGTCATTCCGATCCAGCGCCAGCGCGCAGGGACTGAACTGA
- the drt3b gene encoding antiviral reverse transcriptase Drt3b, producing MRKKIVAKGNVRRGDFLRAVVTDTLPEEVPIVFSNDGFYSNLTKKLPRNADAATFINQLLVPERPYTKPYRYSVLKDAWSARGLSLIHPSAQQSVAEFYMKFDTLICYYAARSPATLRAPVKVGGTFFVKGPASDRNRLRRNGIDTVTIETSVSNPASYFAYNKISRAHEFFNSNEYLHLEKKYQFFRSLDVSKCFGSIYTHTLFWAIADIQTAKDNTNSAGFANEFDKLMQSMNFNETNGICIGPEVSRIFAEIIFSEIDRRVIRTLSGKSLSFRADYEFRRYVDDYYVFAQDESTADRVTAVVQTCLAEFNLHLNTAKTTTISRPFSTKKSQIIADTNSAITKFFKSFLEERMHSDEIVLSPRKILRADALIRSLIGSVKATCTLHNTGYDTVSDYIVSAASKRITELADGHKALPSADRAEDERYIAASMLIIEVIYFFYTVNPTVRASLNVARATITSTRLFRDNFPDRLPYLSESIVRWTLDLAKSISRNSRHKDLAAVPVEVLNILIPMREIASLEPLVDELISSMCDVIDEFDYFEIISFLFLTGGRIRHRALIKKLFDRGRAIVAEGLGPRVDSQAAHLALDLLACPYVPIQKRSSWFNVLRTRCHLPQISTADAGAAVAEIQAHPWFVRWDQIDLLSVLRKKELSSVY from the coding sequence ATGCGTAAAAAAATCGTAGCAAAAGGGAATGTCCGGCGCGGAGATTTCCTCCGAGCGGTTGTTACAGACACATTACCGGAAGAAGTTCCAATTGTATTTTCTAACGACGGCTTCTACTCAAATCTTACCAAAAAGCTGCCACGTAATGCAGATGCCGCCACATTTATCAACCAGTTGCTCGTACCCGAACGACCATATACCAAACCCTATCGTTACAGTGTTTTAAAAGATGCTTGGTCTGCCCGAGGTTTGAGCTTAATTCATCCATCCGCTCAACAAAGCGTTGCCGAGTTTTATATGAAATTCGACACTTTGATCTGCTATTACGCGGCGCGGTCGCCAGCGACTTTGCGTGCCCCGGTTAAAGTTGGAGGCACTTTCTTCGTTAAAGGGCCGGCTAGTGATCGCAATCGCCTCCGTCGAAACGGCATCGATACAGTTACGATCGAAACGTCAGTATCAAATCCGGCATCATATTTCGCCTACAACAAAATCAGTCGCGCACATGAATTTTTTAACTCCAATGAATACCTTCATTTAGAAAAGAAATATCAATTTTTCCGATCTCTTGATGTCAGTAAATGTTTTGGCAGCATATATACACACACACTTTTCTGGGCGATAGCCGATATTCAAACGGCAAAGGACAATACAAACTCTGCAGGCTTTGCGAACGAATTTGATAAGCTAATGCAGTCCATGAACTTCAATGAAACAAATGGAATTTGTATTGGCCCAGAGGTAAGTCGTATATTTGCAGAGATTATATTTTCCGAGATAGACCGAAGGGTTATCCGCACCCTATCTGGAAAAAGTTTGTCATTCCGCGCTGATTACGAGTTCCGTCGATATGTCGACGATTATTATGTGTTTGCCCAAGACGAGAGCACGGCAGATCGCGTTACAGCCGTAGTACAGACGTGTCTTGCTGAGTTTAATCTCCACTTGAATACTGCGAAAACTACTACCATCTCTCGACCATTCTCCACAAAGAAATCGCAAATCATCGCTGACACAAACAGCGCCATCACCAAATTCTTCAAATCGTTCCTTGAAGAACGAATGCACAGCGACGAAATCGTACTATCTCCGCGAAAGATACTACGAGCTGATGCCCTCATCCGGTCGTTGATCGGGTCGGTTAAAGCTACCTGTACCCTCCACAACACCGGTTATGACACTGTGTCCGATTACATAGTATCGGCTGCGAGCAAAAGGATTACCGAGTTAGCCGATGGGCATAAGGCGCTTCCTTCCGCAGATCGCGCGGAGGATGAGAGGTATATAGCCGCATCTATGCTAATAATTGAGGTTATATATTTCTTTTATACAGTGAACCCAACGGTGAGGGCATCCTTAAATGTTGCACGGGCGACAATCACCTCGACTCGACTTTTCAGAGATAACTTTCCCGATCGACTTCCGTATTTGTCAGAAAGTATCGTACGATGGACGTTAGATTTGGCAAAGTCAATTAGCCGGAATTCACGCCACAAAGACCTTGCCGCTGTTCCAGTAGAAGTACTAAATATTCTCATACCAATGCGCGAAATAGCTAGCTTAGAGCCGTTGGTGGACGAATTGATATCTTCTATGTGTGACGTCATTGATGAATTTGACTACTTTGAGATTATTTCTTTCCTTTTTCTCACAGGCGGAAGGATTCGACACCGGGCTCTTATCAAGAAGCTCTTCGATCGGGGCAGAGCAATTGTAGCGGAAGGCCTTGGTCCACGCGTAGATTCCCAGGCAGCACATCTCGCACTTGATCTATTAGCGTGCCCCTATGTACCGATCCAAAAACGATCGAGTTGGTTCAACGTCCTTCGGACGCGATGCCACTTACCTCAAATTTCCACAGCCGATGCTGGTGCGGCGGTAGCTGAAATCCAAGCACACCCATGGTTCGTTCGGTGGGACCAGATTGATCTTCTAAGTGTTCTCCGAAAAAAAGAGTTGAGCTCAGTCTACTGA
- a CDS encoding conjugal transfer protein TraG N-terminal domain-containing protein, with amino-acid sequence MLEVFTIGGGEYIVNVLNAVAAWTGGGGWRAMIRVVMVIGFAYSLLVVAFSLNWKAWFHWFLASTLMYGVLIVPTTSVKVTDRINPGLAPAVIANVPIGLAAIASFSSQVGDWLTQQAETVFVMPDALQYRTNGIIYGARLYDRTRDFKFRDPRARANLTEYFRQCLFYDFLLGQRDPAEVMNSTNVLAAMGPGSPARAMNYWNADGTSNIVSCAIAYATLASAAGIPAKTDEELTRAAPGFFPDMTAAAAKAKLEADLPTVASQFHGSTQTAAEIFQQRALTDAFLEARANLSGADGDTFAMMRAETQAKNTYTSIAQQAMAWVPLLNIVLVVVFYAMFPAIFPLFLLPQTGLAAAKGYLTGFFYLAAWGPLYAVLHMFIMGREEAAMAATAPGGITMATIEGIDAVNADTATIAGFLMMSIPFLAGGLARGAMTISSQATSMLAPAQSAAEAAAIERTTGNYSYGNQSYQNLTGNVVQRDQWNTAPAYTGGFGRSTFVNYNGTQSAQTADGSVVYDNRPGMSSLGFTPSVSRSTMAEVSQAASELETRRTSLTNSRSERVAALERAGFGSSNGFRTSSGAEASSGHGNTASRGESHSESQGSGDQTGSGRDIAQGTESSRGAQDQYKSGTGTNWSIGGSVGAQRGGGGSGKGAKGGGASGGANLGGSISKDAWDGVYFTDGTTQSRSDRSNISSSETSKQGEDHSKDFRLNEEGYSRSGNFSRSEGYSESRSFRDKTVEEIRSIDGQLAEIEEASRSLGTTWTMREGGGVQVSQDLSQIVASQYREYANSAEFRALGAPSLQAQDLSPTQMRARDMIVDRIAKDYVDQIMEPVRDELVPPPELRGSVQGPSDFSESDIRGSLGAGGGRRSGSGGGDSGFAEFQAEVAGAINEGRASIESRRAASEANRGGAVQGAVDLNQQANERTSRNWFQDKGRAR; translated from the coding sequence ATGCTAGAGGTCTTCACCATCGGTGGCGGCGAATACATCGTCAATGTCCTCAACGCTGTGGCCGCCTGGACCGGGGGAGGGGGGTGGCGGGCGATGATCCGGGTGGTGATGGTGATAGGGTTTGCCTACTCACTGCTGGTGGTGGCCTTCAGCCTTAACTGGAAGGCCTGGTTCCACTGGTTCCTCGCCTCGACCTTGATGTACGGCGTGCTGATCGTGCCGACTACGAGCGTCAAAGTAACGGACCGCATCAACCCCGGACTCGCCCCGGCTGTCATCGCCAATGTGCCGATTGGCCTTGCCGCGATCGCCTCGTTTTCGAGCCAGGTTGGCGACTGGCTGACGCAGCAGGCCGAAACGGTATTCGTGATGCCGGATGCTCTGCAGTATCGAACCAACGGCATCATCTATGGGGCGCGGCTCTATGACAGGACGCGCGATTTCAAGTTTCGCGATCCGCGGGCGAGGGCCAACCTCACGGAGTATTTCAGGCAATGCCTGTTCTATGATTTCCTGCTCGGTCAGCGCGATCCGGCCGAGGTGATGAACTCCACCAATGTCCTGGCTGCGATGGGACCGGGTTCGCCAGCGCGGGCGATGAACTACTGGAACGCCGATGGCACCTCGAACATCGTTAGCTGTGCCATCGCCTATGCGACGCTCGCCAGTGCGGCCGGCATTCCGGCTAAGACAGACGAGGAGTTGACGCGGGCCGCGCCCGGTTTCTTCCCTGACATGACCGCCGCGGCCGCGAAGGCGAAGCTGGAAGCGGATCTCCCGACAGTCGCATCGCAGTTTCATGGCAGTACGCAGACGGCTGCTGAGATCTTTCAGCAGCGGGCCCTTACTGATGCTTTCCTGGAGGCCCGGGCCAATCTATCTGGCGCCGATGGTGATACGTTCGCAATGATGCGGGCCGAGACGCAGGCAAAGAACACCTACACCTCGATCGCGCAGCAGGCGATGGCCTGGGTACCTTTGCTCAACATCGTTCTGGTCGTCGTGTTCTATGCGATGTTTCCGGCGATCTTTCCGCTCTTTCTCTTGCCACAGACTGGATTGGCGGCGGCGAAGGGCTATCTGACCGGGTTCTTCTATCTGGCAGCCTGGGGGCCGCTTTATGCGGTGCTGCACATGTTCATCATGGGGCGCGAGGAGGCTGCGATGGCAGCGACTGCCCCAGGCGGCATCACGATGGCCACGATCGAGGGCATCGATGCGGTGAACGCGGACACCGCGACTATCGCCGGCTTCCTCATGATGTCCATTCCGTTTCTCGCCGGCGGCCTAGCCAGGGGGGCGATGACGATTTCGAGCCAAGCGACCTCGATGCTGGCGCCGGCCCAATCGGCTGCGGAGGCGGCGGCGATCGAGCGCACCACCGGCAATTATTCCTACGGCAACCAGAGCTATCAGAACCTGACCGGCAATGTCGTGCAGCGCGATCAGTGGAACACCGCGCCGGCATACACTGGGGGGTTTGGGCGCTCGACCTTCGTCAACTACAATGGGACGCAGTCGGCGCAAACCGCCGATGGCTCGGTGGTCTATGACAATCGACCGGGCATGAGCAGCCTCGGCTTCACACCCAGCGTGTCGCGCTCGACCATGGCTGAGGTCAGCCAAGCGGCGTCTGAGCTTGAAACGCGACGTACCTCACTCACGAACTCGAGGTCGGAGCGCGTGGCTGCTTTGGAGCGTGCGGGCTTTGGCTCGAGCAACGGCTTCCGTACGTCCAGCGGGGCTGAGGCATCCTCAGGGCATGGCAACACTGCAAGCCGAGGCGAGAGCCATAGTGAATCCCAGGGCTCAGGCGACCAGACTGGCTCTGGCCGAGATATCGCGCAAGGCACAGAGAGCAGTCGGGGCGCACAAGACCAGTATAAATCCGGTACCGGTACGAACTGGTCCATTGGTGGATCCGTTGGAGCTCAGAGAGGGGGAGGCGGCTCTGGCAAAGGCGCGAAGGGCGGCGGCGCCAGCGGAGGTGCCAATCTGGGAGGAAGCATCAGCAAGGATGCCTGGGACGGCGTGTATTTCACCGACGGGACAACGCAATCCCGGAGTGATCGCTCGAATATCAGCTCAAGCGAAACCAGCAAACAAGGCGAGGACCATAGCAAAGACTTCCGCTTGAACGAAGAGGGCTACTCTCGCAGCGGCAATTTCTCTCGCAGCGAGGGCTATTCGGAGAGCCGCTCATTCCGCGATAAGACGGTCGAAGAAATCCGCTCGATTGATGGACAACTGGCCGAGATTGAAGAGGCATCCCGCTCGCTCGGGACAACCTGGACTATGCGCGAGGGGGGCGGCGTCCAAGTCAGTCAGGACCTTTCGCAGATCGTTGCGAGTCAATATCGGGAATACGCTAATAGCGCTGAGTTCCGGGCGCTTGGTGCCCCATCGCTGCAGGCTCAGGATCTTAGCCCGACCCAAATGAGGGCGCGTGATATGATCGTTGATCGCATTGCAAAGGATTACGTCGATCAGATCATGGAGCCAGTCCGCGATGAGCTCGTACCGCCTCCTGAGCTGCGTGGATCAGTCCAAGGACCCAGCGACTTCAGCGAATCCGATATACGCGGCAGCCTTGGTGCTGGCGGTGGCCGCCGCAGCGGTAGTGGTGGCGGTGACAGTGGCTTTGCGGAGTTTCAGGCAGAGGTGGCTGGAGCGATCAACGAGGGGCGTGCCTCGATCGAGAGCAGGCGAGCCGCATCTGAGGCAAATCGGGGTGGTGCTGTACAGGGCGCGGTGGACCTAAATCAGCAAGCCAATGAGCGGACCAGCCGAAACTGGTTCCAAGATAAGGGCCGTGCGCGTTAG
- a CDS encoding site-specific integrase, whose amino-acid sequence MNALTLAAIVAQELATANLPFLQVAETIRASRLTVWARELPGFGIRRYPGGKRVYLVQARMGGRSRTVTIGDAKVVPRAQAIDVARRVLLRAQTGDDPAEARLRTRRIPLYDTFLLEFWSKISPHWKTSTRERNAYYRKHLEGAFPRRFLDKIAPGEVAGWFADLTVTSGPGAANRALELLRALFNKAETWGVLPPGSNPCEGISRNRLRKHQCLLSADELARFGRALADLAMTAPMQAAAITLIALTGCRKGEISGLDWSEVKGRRLLLHDAKTGPRTVWIGIEAAALLARLPRHPAMSCVFWVGEQRLNPRQLDHEYYRVRSSVGLEHVRMHDLRHSFASHAAVMSETLPMIGKLLGHSTLQMTARYAHLDDDAVVAANEGIGAILAHMMGEGGPSPSGGRISGAHTKGTRS is encoded by the coding sequence ATGAACGCGCTCACTCTCGCCGCGATCGTCGCCCAGGAGCTTGCCACTGCCAACCTGCCATTTCTGCAGGTGGCCGAGACCATTCGTGCTTCTAGACTTACCGTCTGGGCACGGGAGCTACCCGGCTTCGGCATCCGACGATATCCCGGTGGCAAGCGCGTCTACCTCGTGCAAGCCCGGATGGGCGGACGATCGCGAACCGTCACCATCGGGGACGCGAAGGTGGTCCCGCGCGCGCAGGCTATCGACGTCGCTCGCCGGGTGTTGTTGCGGGCCCAGACTGGCGACGACCCCGCCGAGGCCCGGCTCAGGACGCGGCGCATTCCGCTCTACGATACTTTCCTGCTGGAGTTCTGGAGCAAGATTTCGCCGCACTGGAAGACCTCCACACGGGAGCGCAACGCCTATTACCGCAAGCATTTGGAGGGCGCGTTTCCACGCCGGTTTCTGGACAAGATCGCGCCGGGCGAAGTGGCGGGCTGGTTTGCTGACCTGACCGTCACTTCCGGGCCGGGCGCGGCTAACCGGGCGCTGGAATTGCTGCGGGCTCTGTTCAACAAGGCGGAAACGTGGGGCGTGCTGCCACCGGGCTCCAACCCGTGCGAGGGGATCAGCAGGAACCGCCTGCGCAAGCACCAGTGCCTGCTTTCTGCGGACGAACTGGCGCGGTTCGGGCGGGCGCTGGCGGACTTGGCAATGACCGCACCAATGCAGGCCGCCGCGATAACGCTTATCGCGCTTACCGGATGCCGCAAAGGCGAGATCAGCGGTCTCGACTGGAGCGAGGTGAAAGGTCGCCGCTTGCTGCTGCACGACGCGAAGACCGGGCCGAGAACTGTGTGGATCGGCATCGAGGCAGCGGCTCTCCTGGCCCGGCTTCCCCGTCACCCGGCAATGTCGTGCGTCTTCTGGGTGGGGGAGCAGCGATTGAATCCACGCCAACTGGATCACGAGTATTACCGGGTGCGGTCGTCGGTGGGCCTGGAGCACGTGCGCATGCACGACCTGCGGCACAGTTTCGCGAGCCATGCCGCGGTAATGTCCGAGACGCTTCCGATGATCGGGAAGCTGCTGGGGCATTCCACCCTGCAGATGACGGCCCGCTATGCCCATCTCGACGATGACGCTGTCGTCGCCGCCAACGAAGGCATCGGAGCGATCCTCGCCCATATGATGGGGGAGGGCGGGCCTTCCCCGTCTGGCGGTCGTATCTCAGGAGCGCATACGAAAGGGACGCGGTCATGA